A DNA window from Danio aesculapii chromosome 14, fDanAes4.1, whole genome shotgun sequence contains the following coding sequences:
- the rbmx gene encoding RNA-binding motif protein, X chromosome isoform X1 has protein sequence MAEADRPGKLFIGGLNTETSEKVLEAYFSKFGRISEVLLMKDRETNKSRGFAFVTFENPGDAKDAAREMNGKPLDGKPIKVEQATKPQFESSGRRGPPPPRSRGPSRGLRGSRGAPSGMRGPPSREPFFKGMSSRGPPPMKRGPPVRNGGPPPKRSAPSGPMGRPPVSRDRDPYGPPPRRDSLMSRRDDGPPHRDDHYGSKDSYSSRDYMSSRDSRDYGPPPRDYSYREYSGHSSSRDDYGSGSRGYSDRDGYGGGREPRGYMDRPSAGSYRDPYDGYGNSRSAPPSRGPPPSYSGSGGSSRYDDYGSSSRDGYGSRDSYPSSRSDPYSNRGERPGRQERGPPPLERGYPREYSSSSRGAPRGGGRGGGRADRGMGRNRY, from the exons ATGGCAGAGGCAGACCGACCTGGGAAGCTCTTCATCGGTGGCCTGAACACTGAAACGAGTGAGAAAGTCCTTGAAGCGTATTTCAGCAAATTTGGCAGAATATCGGAAG ttCTGTTGATGAAAGATCGTGAGACGAACAAATCTAGAGGTTTTGCGTTtgtaacttttgaaaatcctGGTGATGCCAAGGATGCTGCAAGGGAAATGAATGGAAAG CCTCTTGATGGAAAGCCAATTAAAGTGGAGCAAGCCACAAAACCTCAGTTTGAGTCTTCAGGACGCCGTGGGCCACCACCACCTCGCAGTCGTGGCCCTTCCAGAGGGCTGCGAGGGTCAAGAGGAGCCCCAAGTGGAATGCGGGGCCCACCCAGCAGAG AACCCTTTTTTAAAGGCATGTCGTCCAGAGGGCCACCACCAATGAAGAGAGGCCCCCCAGTACGGAATGGAGGACCCCCACCCAAGAGATCTGCACCTTCTGGGCCAATGGGCAGAC CGCCAGTATCCAGAGACCGGGATCCATATGGCCCCCCTCCACGCAGAGATTCTCTCATGTCACGGCGGGATGATGGTCCTCCACATCGAGATGACCACTATGGTAGTAAAGATAG TTATTCCAGCCGTGACTACATGAGCTCACGGGACAGCAGAGACTATGGCCCACCTCCACGAGATTATTCATACCGGGAGTATTCGGGTCACTCCAGCTCTAGAGATGACTATGGGTCAGGATCAAGAGGCTATAG TGATCGTGATGGCTATGGTGGAGGACGAGAGCCCCGGGGTTACATGGATCGACCCAGTGCAGGCTCCTATAGAGATCCTTATGATGGTTACG GTAACTCACGCAGCGCCCCACCCTCAAGGGGTCCCCCTCCGTCCTACAGTGGGAGTGGCGGAAGCAGTCGTTATGACGACTATGGCAGCAGTTCCCGGGATGGATATGGCAGTCGTGACAGTTATCCCAGCAGTCGGAGTGACCCTTACTCTAACCGTGGTGAACGACCGGGTAGGCAAGAGCGAGGGCCTCCCCCTCTCGAAAGAGGCTATCCTCGTGAATACAGCAGCTCAAGCCGTGGGGCACCTCGTGGTGGTGGCCGTGGTGGCGGCCGAGCTGATAGAGGAATGGGCCGAAACCGATACTGA
- the LOC130240589 gene encoding transmembrane 9 superfamily member 2 isoform X1, whose amino-acid sequence MKSLKLHCIFLLSLTIVNSSFAFYLPGLAPVNFCEKSSTGDAEECQNEIQLFVNRLDSVESVLPYEYDAFDFCKDTNERRPTENLGQVLFGERIETSPYKFSFKNDLTCQKVCTKSYNTTSAVERLKLDFLKRGMDLNYQHHWIVDNMPVTWCYIVEGDQKICNPGFPIGCLVNQEGTPKDACVINADFNKKNMFYVFNHVDITIVYHSGDETTGMGARLVAATLEPRSIMHGDHEKPSCEGPPMEIPYEFKSDLKVTYTYSVTFTRNNAIRWASRWDYILVSMPHTNIQWFSISNSLVIVLFLSGMVAMIMLRTLHKDIARYNQLDQADWVKIPPGANVTYEEAQEESGWKQVHGDVFRAPRMGMLLSVFLGQGTQIFTMTFITLFLACLGFLSPANRGALMTCAVVLWVLLGTPAGYVSSRLYKTFGGEKWKTNVLLTAFLCPGIVFVDFFLMNLILWTEGSSAAVPFGTLVAILALWFGISVPLTFVGAYFGFKKPGIEPPVRTNQIPRQIPQQSFFTKPVPGIIMGGILPFGCIFIQLFFILNSIWSHQMYYMFGFLFLVFIILVITCSEATVLLCYFHLCAEDYNWWWRSFLTSGFTAVYLFVYAVHYFYSKLQIIGAASTILYFGYTLIMVLIFFIFTGTIGFFACFFFVNKIYSVLKVD is encoded by the exons ATGAAGTCTCTTAAACTACACTGTATATTTTTGTTGAGTTTAACTATAGTCAACTCGAGCTTTGCATTCTACCTTCCGGGTTTGGCACCAGTCAATTTTTGCGAGAAGAGCTCGACTGGAGATGCAGAGGAATGTCAG AATGAGATACAGCTGTTTGTGAATAGACTGGACTCTGTGGAATCAGTCCTGCCCTATGAATATGATGC GTTTGATTTCTGTAAAGACACAAATGAAAGAAGGCCCACAGAGAATCTTGGGCAGGTGTTATTTGGAGAAAGAATCGAGACATCCCCCTATAAG TTTTCGTTTAAGAATGACTTGACATGCCAGAAGGTTTGCACGAAATCATATAACACAACTTCAGCTGTGGAAAGGTTAAAGTTGGACTTTCTAAAGAGAGGGATGGACCTGAACTACCAGCACCACTG GATTGTTGACAACATGCCCGTAACGTGGTGTTATATTGTGGAGGGTGATCAGAAAATCTGCAACCCAGGATTTCCTATTGGATGTCTAGTAAACCAGGAAGGAACGCCAAAGGATGCATGTGTTATCAAT GCTGATTTCAACAAGAagaacatgttttatgttttcaACCACGTGGACATTACTATAGTTTACCACAGTGGAGATGAAACAACTGGGATGGGTGCTCGACTTGTGGCAGCTACACTGGAACCCAGGAG CATCATGCATGGTGATCATGAAAAACCATCATGTGAAGGCCCTCCCATGGAGATACCATACGAATTCAAAAGTGATCTCAAAGTGACCTACACTTACTCTGTTACATTTACA CGAAATAATGCCATTAGATGGGCTTCTCGATGGGATTACATTTTGGTTTCCATGCCTCACACCAATATCCAGTGGTTCAG CATCTCAAATTCTTTGGTCATTGTGCTCTTCCTGTCTGGCATGGTGGCCATGATCATGCTCAGGACATTGCACAAGGATATTGCCCGGTACAACCAGCTTGATCAG GCAGACTGGGTTAAGATCCCTCCAGGTGCAAACGTTACCTAT GAGGAAGCCCAAGAGGAGTCAGGCTGGAAACAGGTTCATGGTGACGTGTTTAGGGCACCTAGAATGGGCATGCTGCTGTCTGTCTTTCTCGGACAGGGCACTCAGATCTTCACCATGACCTTCATCACCCTTT TTTTGGCCTGTCTGGGTTTCCTGTCTCCAGCCAACAGAGGGGCTCTCATGACCTGCGCTGTGGTACTATGGGTTCTTCTTGGCACACCTGCTGGATATGTGTCTTCCAGACTCTATAAGA CTTTTGGCGGTGAAAAATGGAAAACCAATGTACTTCTCACCGCCTTTTTGTGTCCGGG gATTGTCTTTGTGGATTTCTTTTTGATGAATCTCATCCTGTGGACTGAGGGCTCCTCCGCTGCTGTTCCCTTTGGTACACTTGTGGCCATCCTGGCGCTGTGGTTTGGCATCTCAGTTCCTCTCACTTTTGTGGGCGCATACTTTGGCTTCAAAAAACCA GGCATCGAGCCACCAGTGCGAACAAACCAGATCCCACGCCAAATTCCTCAGCAATCCTTCTTTACCAAGCCTGTGCCGGGCATCATCATGGGTGGCATCCTGCCCTTCGGCTGCATCTTCATCCAGCTCTTCTTCATCCTCAACAGCATTTG GTCTCATCAGATGTATTACATGTTTGGCTTTCTATTCTtggtcttcatcatcctggtCATTACCTGCTCTGAGGCCACTGTTCTGCTCTGCTACTTTCATTTATGTGCAGAG GACTATAATTGGTGGTGGCGATCATTCCTGACCAGCGGTTTCACAGCAGTGTATCTGTTTGTCTATGCAGTGCATTACTTCTACTCAAAACTACAAATCATAGGGGCTGCGAGCACCATTCTCTACTTTGGGTACACCTTGATCATGGTGctcattttcttcattttcacaG GTACTATAGGCTTCTTCGCCTGCTTCTTCTTTGTAAATAAAATCTACAGTGTGCTTAAAGTGGACTAA
- the rbmx gene encoding RNA-binding motif protein, X chromosome isoform X3 yields the protein MAEADRPGKLFIGGLNTETSEKVLEAYFSKFGRISEVLLMKDRETNKSRGFAFVTFENPGDAKDAAREMNGKPLDGKPIKVEQATKPQFESSGRRGPPPPRSRGPSRGLRGSRGAPSGMRGPPSREPFFKGMSSRGPPPMKRGPPVRNGGPPPKRSAPSGPMGRPPVSRDRDPYGPPPRRDSLMSRRDDGPPHRDDHYGSKDSYSSRDYMSSRDSRDYGPPPRDYSYREYSGHSSSRDDYGSGSRGYSDRDGYGGGREPRGYMDRPSAGSYRDPYDGYG from the exons ATGGCAGAGGCAGACCGACCTGGGAAGCTCTTCATCGGTGGCCTGAACACTGAAACGAGTGAGAAAGTCCTTGAAGCGTATTTCAGCAAATTTGGCAGAATATCGGAAG ttCTGTTGATGAAAGATCGTGAGACGAACAAATCTAGAGGTTTTGCGTTtgtaacttttgaaaatcctGGTGATGCCAAGGATGCTGCAAGGGAAATGAATGGAAAG CCTCTTGATGGAAAGCCAATTAAAGTGGAGCAAGCCACAAAACCTCAGTTTGAGTCTTCAGGACGCCGTGGGCCACCACCACCTCGCAGTCGTGGCCCTTCCAGAGGGCTGCGAGGGTCAAGAGGAGCCCCAAGTGGAATGCGGGGCCCACCCAGCAGAG AACCCTTTTTTAAAGGCATGTCGTCCAGAGGGCCACCACCAATGAAGAGAGGCCCCCCAGTACGGAATGGAGGACCCCCACCCAAGAGATCTGCACCTTCTGGGCCAATGGGCAGAC CGCCAGTATCCAGAGACCGGGATCCATATGGCCCCCCTCCACGCAGAGATTCTCTCATGTCACGGCGGGATGATGGTCCTCCACATCGAGATGACCACTATGGTAGTAAAGATAG TTATTCCAGCCGTGACTACATGAGCTCACGGGACAGCAGAGACTATGGCCCACCTCCACGAGATTATTCATACCGGGAGTATTCGGGTCACTCCAGCTCTAGAGATGACTATGGGTCAGGATCAAGAGGCTATAG TGATCGTGATGGCTATGGTGGAGGACGAGAGCCCCGGGGTTACATGGATCGACCCAGTGCAGGCTCCTATAGAGATCCTTATGATGGTTACG GATAA
- the LOC130240589 gene encoding transmembrane 9 superfamily member 2 isoform X2: MKSLKLHCIFLLSLTIVNSSFAFYLPGLAPVNFCEKSSTGDAEECQNEIQLFVNRLDSVESVLPYEYDAFDFCKDTNERRPTENLGQVLFGERIETSPYKFSFKNDLTCQKVCTKSYNTTSAVERLKLDFLKRGMDLNYQHHWIVDNMPVTWCYIVEGDQKICNPGFPIGCLVNQEGTPKDACVINADFNKKNMFYVFNHVDITIVYHSGDETTGMGARLVAATLEPRSIMHGDHEKPSCEGPPMEIPYEFKSDLKVTYTYSVTFTRNNAIRWASRWDYILVSMPHTNIQWFSISNSLVIVLFLSGMVAMIMLRTLHKDIARYNQLDQEEAQEESGWKQVHGDVFRAPRMGMLLSVFLGQGTQIFTMTFITLFLACLGFLSPANRGALMTCAVVLWVLLGTPAGYVSSRLYKTFGGEKWKTNVLLTAFLCPGIVFVDFFLMNLILWTEGSSAAVPFGTLVAILALWFGISVPLTFVGAYFGFKKPGIEPPVRTNQIPRQIPQQSFFTKPVPGIIMGGILPFGCIFIQLFFILNSIWSHQMYYMFGFLFLVFIILVITCSEATVLLCYFHLCAEDYNWWWRSFLTSGFTAVYLFVYAVHYFYSKLQIIGAASTILYFGYTLIMVLIFFIFTGTIGFFACFFFVNKIYSVLKVD, from the exons ATGAAGTCTCTTAAACTACACTGTATATTTTTGTTGAGTTTAACTATAGTCAACTCGAGCTTTGCATTCTACCTTCCGGGTTTGGCACCAGTCAATTTTTGCGAGAAGAGCTCGACTGGAGATGCAGAGGAATGTCAG AATGAGATACAGCTGTTTGTGAATAGACTGGACTCTGTGGAATCAGTCCTGCCCTATGAATATGATGC GTTTGATTTCTGTAAAGACACAAATGAAAGAAGGCCCACAGAGAATCTTGGGCAGGTGTTATTTGGAGAAAGAATCGAGACATCCCCCTATAAG TTTTCGTTTAAGAATGACTTGACATGCCAGAAGGTTTGCACGAAATCATATAACACAACTTCAGCTGTGGAAAGGTTAAAGTTGGACTTTCTAAAGAGAGGGATGGACCTGAACTACCAGCACCACTG GATTGTTGACAACATGCCCGTAACGTGGTGTTATATTGTGGAGGGTGATCAGAAAATCTGCAACCCAGGATTTCCTATTGGATGTCTAGTAAACCAGGAAGGAACGCCAAAGGATGCATGTGTTATCAAT GCTGATTTCAACAAGAagaacatgttttatgttttcaACCACGTGGACATTACTATAGTTTACCACAGTGGAGATGAAACAACTGGGATGGGTGCTCGACTTGTGGCAGCTACACTGGAACCCAGGAG CATCATGCATGGTGATCATGAAAAACCATCATGTGAAGGCCCTCCCATGGAGATACCATACGAATTCAAAAGTGATCTCAAAGTGACCTACACTTACTCTGTTACATTTACA CGAAATAATGCCATTAGATGGGCTTCTCGATGGGATTACATTTTGGTTTCCATGCCTCACACCAATATCCAGTGGTTCAG CATCTCAAATTCTTTGGTCATTGTGCTCTTCCTGTCTGGCATGGTGGCCATGATCATGCTCAGGACATTGCACAAGGATATTGCCCGGTACAACCAGCTTGATCAG GAGGAAGCCCAAGAGGAGTCAGGCTGGAAACAGGTTCATGGTGACGTGTTTAGGGCACCTAGAATGGGCATGCTGCTGTCTGTCTTTCTCGGACAGGGCACTCAGATCTTCACCATGACCTTCATCACCCTTT TTTTGGCCTGTCTGGGTTTCCTGTCTCCAGCCAACAGAGGGGCTCTCATGACCTGCGCTGTGGTACTATGGGTTCTTCTTGGCACACCTGCTGGATATGTGTCTTCCAGACTCTATAAGA CTTTTGGCGGTGAAAAATGGAAAACCAATGTACTTCTCACCGCCTTTTTGTGTCCGGG gATTGTCTTTGTGGATTTCTTTTTGATGAATCTCATCCTGTGGACTGAGGGCTCCTCCGCTGCTGTTCCCTTTGGTACACTTGTGGCCATCCTGGCGCTGTGGTTTGGCATCTCAGTTCCTCTCACTTTTGTGGGCGCATACTTTGGCTTCAAAAAACCA GGCATCGAGCCACCAGTGCGAACAAACCAGATCCCACGCCAAATTCCTCAGCAATCCTTCTTTACCAAGCCTGTGCCGGGCATCATCATGGGTGGCATCCTGCCCTTCGGCTGCATCTTCATCCAGCTCTTCTTCATCCTCAACAGCATTTG GTCTCATCAGATGTATTACATGTTTGGCTTTCTATTCTtggtcttcatcatcctggtCATTACCTGCTCTGAGGCCACTGTTCTGCTCTGCTACTTTCATTTATGTGCAGAG GACTATAATTGGTGGTGGCGATCATTCCTGACCAGCGGTTTCACAGCAGTGTATCTGTTTGTCTATGCAGTGCATTACTTCTACTCAAAACTACAAATCATAGGGGCTGCGAGCACCATTCTCTACTTTGGGTACACCTTGATCATGGTGctcattttcttcattttcacaG GTACTATAGGCTTCTTCGCCTGCTTCTTCTTTGTAAATAAAATCTACAGTGTGCTTAAAGTGGACTAA
- the rbmx gene encoding RNA-binding motif protein, X chromosome isoform X2, with translation MAEADRPGKLFIGGLNTETSEKVLEAYFSKFGRISEVLLMKDRETNKSRGFAFVTFENPGDAKDAAREMNGKPLDGKPIKVEQATKPQFESSGRRGPPPPRSRGPSRGLRGSRGAPSGMRGPPSRGMSSRGPPPMKRGPPVRNGGPPPKRSAPSGPMGRPPVSRDRDPYGPPPRRDSLMSRRDDGPPHRDDHYGSKDSYSSRDYMSSRDSRDYGPPPRDYSYREYSGHSSSRDDYGSGSRGYSDRDGYGGGREPRGYMDRPSAGSYRDPYDGYGNSRSAPPSRGPPPSYSGSGGSSRYDDYGSSSRDGYGSRDSYPSSRSDPYSNRGERPGRQERGPPPLERGYPREYSSSSRGAPRGGGRGGGRADRGMGRNRY, from the exons ATGGCAGAGGCAGACCGACCTGGGAAGCTCTTCATCGGTGGCCTGAACACTGAAACGAGTGAGAAAGTCCTTGAAGCGTATTTCAGCAAATTTGGCAGAATATCGGAAG ttCTGTTGATGAAAGATCGTGAGACGAACAAATCTAGAGGTTTTGCGTTtgtaacttttgaaaatcctGGTGATGCCAAGGATGCTGCAAGGGAAATGAATGGAAAG CCTCTTGATGGAAAGCCAATTAAAGTGGAGCAAGCCACAAAACCTCAGTTTGAGTCTTCAGGACGCCGTGGGCCACCACCACCTCGCAGTCGTGGCCCTTCCAGAGGGCTGCGAGGGTCAAGAGGAGCCCCAAGTGGAATGCGGGGCCCACCCAGCAGAG GCATGTCGTCCAGAGGGCCACCACCAATGAAGAGAGGCCCCCCAGTACGGAATGGAGGACCCCCACCCAAGAGATCTGCACCTTCTGGGCCAATGGGCAGAC CGCCAGTATCCAGAGACCGGGATCCATATGGCCCCCCTCCACGCAGAGATTCTCTCATGTCACGGCGGGATGATGGTCCTCCACATCGAGATGACCACTATGGTAGTAAAGATAG TTATTCCAGCCGTGACTACATGAGCTCACGGGACAGCAGAGACTATGGCCCACCTCCACGAGATTATTCATACCGGGAGTATTCGGGTCACTCCAGCTCTAGAGATGACTATGGGTCAGGATCAAGAGGCTATAG TGATCGTGATGGCTATGGTGGAGGACGAGAGCCCCGGGGTTACATGGATCGACCCAGTGCAGGCTCCTATAGAGATCCTTATGATGGTTACG GTAACTCACGCAGCGCCCCACCCTCAAGGGGTCCCCCTCCGTCCTACAGTGGGAGTGGCGGAAGCAGTCGTTATGACGACTATGGCAGCAGTTCCCGGGATGGATATGGCAGTCGTGACAGTTATCCCAGCAGTCGGAGTGACCCTTACTCTAACCGTGGTGAACGACCGGGTAGGCAAGAGCGAGGGCCTCCCCCTCTCGAAAGAGGCTATCCTCGTGAATACAGCAGCTCAAGCCGTGGGGCACCTCGTGGTGGTGGCCGTGGTGGCGGCCGAGCTGATAGAGGAATGGGCCGAAACCGATACTGA